The following DNA comes from Coriobacteriia bacterium.
TGCGATGGAGAGTCGGACCGTGTAGGGATACGTATCGGCGAGAATCGCCTTCACGCTGCGCCCCGTGCGAATGCTGACACCAAGATCGCCGCGCGCAAGGTCGCCGAGGTAGTTGACGTACTGCACGTACCACGGCTTGTCGAAGCCGTGCTTCTCGACCAACTGCTGGTACACCGCCGGATCGGCTGCCCTCTCACCGAACTTGAGTCGGATCGGGTCGCCGAGAACCGTGGTCATGAGGAACAGGATGAGTGTCACACCGAAGAAGACCGGGATGAACTGAATCAGCCTGCGAGTGATGTAGCGAAACATGCGTCGCCTTCACGATCGGTGTGAGCGAGACCCGGGCGGTGGGACACCTGTGCGTCCCACCGCCCGTCTCGAAACAAAACGCGCGTGCCGAACGGACTACTTGGCGGCTGCTGAGAGCCAGACCTTCTGGAAGTCCGCGAGCCCCATCGCGCTATAGGTCAGTTCGTTCACACGATCCGACGCGACGTGGTGGTGCTTGTAGAACACGACCGGGATGACCGGAAGCGTGGAGCCGATAACCTTGTCGGCCTCCTGGTACAGAGCGATGCGAGCCGCCGAGTCGGTGGTCGAACGCGCATCCTTGAGCTTCTGATCGACGTCCTTGTTGCTGTACGACGACTTGTTGTCGCCAGCACCCGTGGTGAACAGCGGGAACAGGAAGTTGTCCATGATCGGGTAGTCGGCAACCCAGCCGAGACGACCGATCTGGAAGTTACCCGCGTCGTACTTCTTGAGCGTGTTGGGGAAGTCCGCAGTATCGAACTTCGCCGTCAGGCCGATGGCCTTCAGGTCGCTCTGGACGAGCTGCATGATCTTCTCATGGCCGCCGTCGTTGTTATACGTGATGGTGATGGCGGGAGCACCCTTGCCCTCAGGGAACCCTGCGTCCGCGAGCGCCGTCTTGGCTGCCTCGAGGTCGTACTTGGCATCAGGCCACGCGCCGGCCTCGTAGCCGGCGATTCCCGGCGGCACGATGTTGTCGGCGGGGTCACGAGTGCCTTCGTACGCAAGTTCGCAGATCGCAGCGCGATTGATCGCGAGCGAGATGGCCTTGCGAAGGTTCTCGTTCTGCATCTCCTTCTTCTTGAGGTTCACGACGAGGTAGTACGTCGCGTTCTCAGCACCCAGGAGAGCCTGCTTGCCAGGGTTGGCGGTGTAGCCATTCTCGGACTCGCCAAACTTCGCGACGGTCTCCTTGATCTTGCCGTCAGCGATCTGAGCGAAGTCGAGCGTACCGGCCTCGAACTCGGTGAATGCCGTGTTCGGGTCCTTGAAGATGCGGAAGTCGATGCCGTCGATGAGCGGCTTCTCGCCATAGTACTCATCGTTGCGAACGACCTTGATGTACTGGTCGTGCTTCCACGGCTCGCTCATCTTGAACGGACCGTTGCCGACAGGCATGTCACCGAAGGCGACCTTGGTGCCGTTGTAGTCGACGCCCTCGTCGACGTACTTCTGCGGTACCGGAGCGAGCGCCGGGTGACCGACCACGTACGGGAAGTCAGCAAACGCGTACGAAAGCGTGACCTCGAGCGTGTAGTCGTCGATGGCCTTCAGACCCGACATCTCGGTAGCCTTGCCGGCCTGGACCTCGTCGAATCCCTTGACGGGCATCAGGTGGTAGCTGATGACCGACGGGTCGACTTCCTTGGTCAGGGTGTTCTTGGTCTTCGGATTCGCGATGCGGTTCCACGAGTAGATGAAGTCCGAAGCCTTGACGGGGGTACCGTCAGCGAACTTGCCGTTCTTGTTGAGCACGAACGTCCAGACGGAGCCATCGGCGTTCGGAGTCCAAGACTCTGCCGCCGCGGGGATGACGTTCTCCGGCTTCAGCGGATCGAATGCGGTCAGCGAATCGAAAATCGCCTGTCCGACCTGCGTGCCCTCCGACTCCTGCATGTTGTAGGGGTCGATGTAGGCGGCGTCACCGAGATAGTAGGCGAGCGTTCCGCCCTTCTGTGCGGTGGTCGTCTCGCCACCGGTGGTGCCGGTGGTGGTCTGCTTAGGCGCACACCCGGCGCCAACAGCGGCGACGAGCCCGAGCGCAAGCATCAGCGCAATGGCCTTACGGTAGTTACCTTGCACGTCCCTGCCTCCTTCCAGCCCTGCTCAACAGTGCCATCCAATGGGATCAGCCGCTTCAGTGGGAGCCCCCGCTGTGCGCGCGGCACCTTCGGCATTTCGTCGTGCTCCACGCCAGCCCGGGTAATTCGGCCTGAAGCACAACGGAATCATCAGGGACGTGCATAGGGCGGAAGGCCCCGTGTATAGCCCCAAGACGGCCCGAAGGTAACCACCGTATAGCGCACCAACGAAGCGCGTGCACCGTTACGGCGTTGTGTACCCACGACAAGTCAACCGCATCGAGCGGCGTACTGCAAGGGAAACGGCTCTTGAGCCCGGGAACGGGCGTTGCAGCGCAGTGGCGCTAGAGAGCCTTGGGGTAGACGACCATGAGTACGAGGAGGCTCACGCCGAATGCGATGGCGAAGCCGATGGTGATGCGATCGAGGTTCTTCTCGATGAGGCTGGTGCCCGTGACATTCGTCGACATGGCGCCGCCCAGCATCTCGGAAAGACCCGTGCCCTTACCGGAGTGCAGAAGCACGAAGATGATCAGTCCGATGGAGGATACGGCCCACACGATCAGAGCCAGAATGAGTAGGGCGTTGTTCACAGGTGCTCCTCGAAGCGAGATTTCGGAATTCAGGCGCGTCTCGGCCGGGCCGTGACACGGTCACTCAGTATATCAGCAAGCTTGCGCCCGTCCACTCCATCGGAACGGGAACCCCTATCAGGTCCAGAATAGTCGGTGCGACATCGGCGAGCCGGCCGCCCGTCTTCAGCGCCGTGACGCCCTGTGCACAGACGACGAATGGCACGTCAGAGAGGGTGTGGGCGGTGAACGGAGTGGCGCCATCTCGGTCGAGCATCGTCTCCGCATTGCCGTGATCAGCGGTGATCAGTGCCACTCCCCCGCGCTCCGTGACCGCCGAGACGACGGCCCCGACACCGACGTCGACCGCCTCGACGGCGAGAACGGCAGACGCGAAATCACCGGTATGCCCGACCATGTCGCAGTTCGCGTAGTTCACGATGTAGACGTCGGCCACGTCGCCCTCAACCGCCTCGAGGAGGCGCCGAGTGACCTCAGGCGCGCTCATCTCGGGCTTGATGTCGTAGGTGGCGATCTTCGGGCTGGGCACAAGCACGCGAACCTCCCCAACCTTGGGTTCCTCAGCGCCGCCGTTGAGGAAGAACGTGACGTGCGCGTACTTCTCGGTCTCGGCGATGTGGAGCTGGCGTAGTCCCGTCTCGGCGAGGACATCGGCGAGAACGTGCGTCGGGAGGTCTTTGGGGTAGGCGACCGGCGCAGGGATGGTGGGGTCGTACTCGGTCAGGCACACGAAGCGCACCGACGGTCGCACGGGTCGGTCGAAGCCTTCGAATGTGGCGTCGGTGAAGGCGCGAGTGATTTCTCGGGCGCGGTCGGGGCGGAAGTTGAAGAAGATGAGTGCATCCCCGTCGCACAGCGGCGCGCTCTCGACGACCGCGGGAACGACGAATTCATCGGAGACGTCCGCGGCGTACGATGCGGCGACTGCGTCAGCGGCGGTGTCGGCCGCCACCCCCTCGCCGAGCGTGATCGCACGCCATGCCTTCTCGACCCGGTCCCATCGGTTATCGCGGTCCATCGCGTAATAGCGACCCATGACCGTGGCGATTCGACCGGTGCCGAGTCCGTTGAGTACGGACTCTAGCTGCTCGACGTAGCCGAGGCCGCTTCTCGGCGGCACGTCGCGCCCATCGAGCAACGCGTGCACAAAGACGTCGTGTGCACCGCGCGCCTTCGCCATCTCGAGCAACGCGTACAGGTGCTCTTGGTGTGAGTGGACGCCGCCGTCCGACAGGAGCCCCATGAAGTGCACGGCTCGCCCGGCTGCAACCGCGGTGTCAATCGCGTGCGCGAGCACCGGGTTCTCGAAGATCGACCTGTCCTCGACCGCGAGGTTGATACGAGTGAGCTCCTGGTACACGACGCGGCCGGCACCGATGTTGAGGTGCCCGACCTCGGAGTTGCCCATCTGGCCCACAGGCAGACCCACCGCGAGCCCGGAGGCACATAGCGTGGTCTTCGCGCACTGCGAGAAGATGTGGTCGAGGTTGGGGGTATCGGCGGCATCTATGGCGTTGCCTGTCGCGGCCCCGGCTGCGCCGAAGCCGTCCATGATGACCAGGAGCGCAGGTAGGTTCTTCGTCACCTAGGCATAGTCCTTCGCGGTGGTCAGCATCGAGACGAACGAAGCGGCGTCGAGCGCCGCGCCGCCGACGAGCGCGCCGTCGATGTCGGGCTCGGGCATGAACAGCGCGATATTCTCGGGCTTGGCCGAGCCGCCGTACAGAACACGTACCTGGATGGCGACGGGCTGGCTGTAGAGCGCGCCGACCGTGGCGCGAATCGAGCGGCAGACATCGTTGGCAGCCTCGGGGGTGGGCGTACGGCCCGTCCCGATGGCCCAGATGGGCTCGTAGGCGATGACGATGCTCGCGACCTGCTCGGCGGTCAAGCCATCGAGTGCGCCGCGAATCTGGCCGCGCACATACGCATCGGTGTCGCCCGCATCGCGCGTCTCGAGCGTCTCGCCGCAGCAGATGATGGGAGTGATGCCGCCCTCGAGCAGAGCCTTTGCCTTCTTGTTGACGCTCTCATCGGTCTCGCCGAACATCTCACGACGCTCGGAGTGGCCGATGACGCAGTAGTCGCATCCGATGTCAGCGAGCATCGGCACAGAGACCTCGCCGGTGTAGGCGCCTTCGGACTCCCAGTGCACGTTCTGCGCCGCAAGCTTGACCGGCGAGCTGTCGAACTCAATGACGGTCGCCACGGGCTTGAGGTCGACGAACGGCGGGCAGACGACGGCCTCCACAGCAGCGGTCACGTCGGGTGCGTCCTTGAGCAGGTCGTCGATAGCCTGCGCGAGCGCGACAGCCTCACCCGGCGTCTTGTACATCTTCCAGTTGCCCGCGATCATCGGCGTGCGTGCCATGCGCTTCTCCCCTCGTACTGCCGCGTGTGCGGCGTGCGTGTCTGTTGTTGTGTGCTACCGGCTACTTGTCCAGGAGTGCCTCGACGCCCGGCAGCACTGTGCCTTCGAGCAGCTTCATGCTGGCCCCACCGCCCGTGGAGACGAACGTGACGCGATCCTCGAGGCCGAACTTGCGCAGCGCAGCGACCGAGTCGCCACCTCCGACTACCGAGACCGCACGGTTATTGCGCGAAATGGCCTCGGCGACCGCTCTGGTGCCATCCTCAAACGGCTTCATCTCGAACACGCCCATCGGGCCGTTCCAGAAGATGGTCTTTGCAGCCGAGATCTCGTGCTTGAACGACTCGTTCGATGCCGGGCCGATGTCGAGCCCCATCATGTTCGCGGGAATCTCCTCACGGCCGACAATGCGGGTCTCGGCGTCCTCCGCGAACGCGTCCGCCGCCACAAAGTCGGACGGAAGCACCAGGTCGCAGCCTTTCTCCCTCGCCTTCTCCAGCATCTTCTTGGCAGGCTCGATCCAGTCGGTCTCGACGATCGAGTTGCCGACCTCGATGCCCTGCGCGACGAGGAAGGTGAAAGCCATGCCGCCACCGATGAGGAGCACATCCACGCAGTCGATGAGGCGGTCGATGACCCCGAACTTGTCGCTGACCTTGCTGCCGCCGAGGATTGCGACGAACGGGCGCGCGGGGTCCGCGAGCATGTCGCCGAGCGTCTCGACCTCGCGGGCAAGCAGGAGGCCTGCGTACGCGGGCAGCAGGTGCGTCACGCCTTCGGTCGATGCATGCGCGCGGTGCGCCGCACCGAACGCGTCGTTGACGTAGATGTCGGCGAGGTCGGCGAGCTGCTTGGCGAATTCAGGGTCGTTCGCCTTCTCGCCGGGGTTGAACCGCAGGTTCTCGAGCATGAGCACTTC
Coding sequences within:
- a CDS encoding 2,3-bisphosphoglycerate-independent phosphoglycerate mutase, with the translated sequence MDGFGAAGAATGNAIDAADTPNLDHIFSQCAKTTLCASGLAVGLPVGQMGNSEVGHLNIGAGRVVYQELTRINLAVEDRSIFENPVLAHAIDTAVAAGRAVHFMGLLSDGGVHSHQEHLYALLEMAKARGAHDVFVHALLDGRDVPPRSGLGYVEQLESVLNGLGTGRIATVMGRYYAMDRDNRWDRVEKAWRAITLGEGVAADTAADAVAASYAADVSDEFVVPAVVESAPLCDGDALIFFNFRPDRAREITRAFTDATFEGFDRPVRPSVRFVCLTEYDPTIPAPVAYPKDLPTHVLADVLAETGLRQLHIAETEKYAHVTFFLNGGAEEPKVGEVRVLVPSPKIATYDIKPEMSAPEVTRRLLEAVEGDVADVYIVNYANCDMVGHTGDFASAVLAVEAVDVGVGAVVSAVTERGGVALITADHGNAETMLDRDGATPFTAHTLSDVPFVVCAQGVTALKTGGRLADVAPTILDLIGVPVPMEWTGASLLIY
- a CDS encoding peptide ABC transporter substrate-binding protein; its protein translation is MQGNYRKAIALMLALGLVAAVGAGCAPKQTTTGTTGGETTTAQKGGTLAYYLGDAAYIDPYNMQESEGTQVGQAIFDSLTAFDPLKPENVIPAAAESWTPNADGSVWTFVLNKNGKFADGTPVKASDFIYSWNRIANPKTKNTLTKEVDPSVISYHLMPVKGFDEVQAGKATEMSGLKAIDDYTLEVTLSYAFADFPYVVGHPALAPVPQKYVDEGVDYNGTKVAFGDMPVGNGPFKMSEPWKHDQYIKVVRNDEYYGEKPLIDGIDFRIFKDPNTAFTEFEAGTLDFAQIADGKIKETVAKFGESENGYTANPGKQALLGAENATYYLVVNLKKKEMQNENLRKAISLAINRAAICELAYEGTRDPADNIVPPGIAGYEAGAWPDAKYDLEAAKTALADAGFPEGKGAPAITITYNNDGGHEKIMQLVQSDLKAIGLTAKFDTADFPNTLKKYDAGNFQIGRLGWVADYPIMDNFLFPLFTTGAGDNKSSYSNKDVDQKLKDARSTTDSAARIALYQEADKVIGSTLPVIPVVFYKHHHVASDRVNELTYSAMGLADFQKVWLSAAAK
- a CDS encoding phosphoglycerate kinase codes for the protein MFPKKTVKDVDVAGKRVLVRVDFNVPITDGAVTDDTRVRAALPTIRYLVDHHAKVILCSHLGRPKGEPDLQFSLKPARRTLQRLLGRNVYFAPETVGEETTESVERLIDGEVLMLENLRFNPGEKANDPEFAKQLADLADIYVNDAFGAAHRAHASTEGVTHLLPAYAGLLLAREVETLGDMLADPARPFVAILGGSKVSDKFGVIDRLIDCVDVLLIGGGMAFTFLVAQGIEVGNSIVETDWIEPAKKMLEKAREKGCDLVLPSDFVAADAFAEDAETRIVGREEIPANMMGLDIGPASNESFKHEISAAKTIFWNGPMGVFEMKPFEDGTRAVAEAISRNNRAVSVVGGGDSVAALRKFGLEDRVTFVSTGGGASMKLLEGTVLPGVEALLDK
- a CDS encoding triose-phosphate isomerase gives rise to the protein MARTPMIAGNWKMYKTPGEAVALAQAIDDLLKDAPDVTAAVEAVVCPPFVDLKPVATVIEFDSSPVKLAAQNVHWESEGAYTGEVSVPMLADIGCDYCVIGHSERREMFGETDESVNKKAKALLEGGITPIICCGETLETRDAGDTDAYVRGQIRGALDGLTAEQVASIVIAYEPIWAIGTGRTPTPEAANDVCRSIRATVGALYSQPVAIQVRVLYGGSAKPENIALFMPEPDIDGALVGGAALDAASFVSMLTTAKDYA
- the secG gene encoding preprotein translocase subunit SecG, which encodes MNNALLILALIVWAVSSIGLIIFVLLHSGKGTGLSEMLGGAMSTNVTGTSLIEKNLDRITIGFAIAFGVSLLVLMVVYPKAL